The following are encoded together in the Mesoplodon densirostris isolate mMesDen1 chromosome 2, mMesDen1 primary haplotype, whole genome shotgun sequence genome:
- the PRR9 gene encoding LOW QUALITY PROTEIN: proline-rich protein 9 (The sequence of the model RefSeq protein was modified relative to this genomic sequence to represent the inferred CDS: substituted 1 base at 1 genomic stop codon) — protein sequence MSFNKQQCKQPCMPPPCLQKTQGHCQAKAEELCIPPFQHPCQKKCPVQAQEVCLPQCQELNQENFLQQGXDRCLPLCQDQSPLQCVETCQEISQTKRVEVCPQKVQEKCLPPGKGK from the coding sequence ATGTCCTTTAATAAGCAGCAGTGCAAACAGCCATGCATGCCTCCTCCATGTCTTCAAAAGACCCAAGGGCATTGCCAGGCAAAGGCTGAGGAGCTGTGTATCCCCCCATTCCAGCACCCTTGCCAAAAGAAGTGCCCAGTGCAAGCTCAAGAGGTGTGTCTTCCTCAGTGCCAGGAGTTAAACCAAGAAAACTTCTTACAGCAAGGCTAAGACCGATGCCTACCTCTATGTCAAGACCAAAGCCCACTTCAGTGTGTGGAGACATGCCAGGAGATATCTCAGACAAAACGTGTGGAGGTTTGCCCACAGAAAGTCCAGGAGAAGTGCTTACCCCCTGGCAAGGGAAAGTAG